A DNA window from Streptomyces sp. 71268 contains the following coding sequences:
- a CDS encoding ferredoxin gives MRITADREACCSAGQCALIAPDLFDQSDEDGSVVLLDARPDAEQLDVLREVVSRCPTGAISLEEDPGA, from the coding sequence ATGAGGATCACCGCCGACCGTGAGGCGTGCTGTTCGGCGGGCCAGTGCGCGCTGATCGCGCCTGACCTGTTCGACCAGAGCGACGAGGACGGCTCCGTCGTCCTGCTCGACGCGCGACCCGACGCCGAACAGCTCGACGTTCTGCGCGAGGTCGTATCCCGTTGCCCCACCGGTGCGATCAGCCTCGAAGAAGACCCCGGCGCGTGA
- a CDS encoding cytochrome P450, giving the protein MVDVLRPPVSLPTKRSCPFDPPDGYTPLREQERITRMSYPDGTPGWLITRHAEAKELLTHKSFSARQEGIISPVPTELAYEGPADPGAFAKTDDPVHSRYRKLVTGFFTVRRTRQLTPMIERIVHEQLDDLEEAGPGADLVEVFTDSVPSRVMCEMIGVPESERKSLQRHVETLGRLSTTVPEALAAVSGMSGFLARFVPSRINDPRDDILGDLIRGGQLTERELMGMTATLITGAFDTTGNMLAMGVYTLLEHPDQLARLQEDPELMGAAVEELLRFLTISHLGASRWALEDVEFAGQTIKKGEVVTVALPAVNRDPERYENPDQLDIGRTDHGHLGLGHGVHQCLGQHLARTILRVGYEALFDRFPTLRLAVPADEVPMRDDCVHYGPRSLRVTWDD; this is encoded by the coding sequence TTGGTCGACGTCCTGCGCCCCCCTGTTTCGCTGCCCACCAAGCGGAGCTGCCCCTTCGATCCTCCGGATGGCTACACCCCCCTGCGCGAGCAGGAGCGGATAACGCGCATGAGTTATCCGGACGGCACGCCAGGGTGGCTCATCACCCGGCATGCCGAAGCCAAGGAACTGCTCACCCACAAAAGCTTCAGCGCCCGCCAGGAAGGAATAATCTCCCCCGTCCCCACGGAGCTGGCGTACGAAGGCCCTGCCGATCCGGGCGCTTTCGCGAAGACGGACGACCCGGTCCACAGCAGGTATCGGAAGCTGGTCACCGGCTTTTTCACGGTCCGGCGCACGCGTCAACTCACCCCCATGATCGAGCGCATCGTGCACGAGCAGCTCGACGATCTGGAAGAGGCAGGACCGGGCGCCGACCTGGTGGAGGTCTTCACCGATTCCGTTCCCTCCCGGGTGATGTGCGAGATGATCGGCGTCCCCGAATCGGAGCGGAAGAGCCTCCAGCGTCATGTGGAGACACTCGGCCGGCTCTCCACCACCGTTCCCGAGGCGCTCGCCGCCGTGTCCGGGATGAGCGGGTTCCTGGCCCGCTTCGTTCCCAGCCGGATCAACGACCCCAGGGACGACATCCTCGGGGACCTCATCCGTGGTGGGCAGCTCACCGAGCGCGAACTCATGGGCATGACCGCCACGTTGATCACCGGGGCCTTCGACACCACGGGCAATATGCTCGCCATGGGCGTCTACACCCTGCTTGAGCACCCCGACCAACTGGCCAGGCTCCAGGAGGACCCGGAGCTGATGGGGGCCGCCGTCGAAGAGCTCCTCCGCTTCCTCACCATCTCCCACCTCGGGGCCAGCCGGTGGGCGCTCGAAGACGTCGAGTTCGCCGGTCAGACCATCAAGAAGGGCGAGGTGGTCACGGTCGCCCTCCCCGCCGTCAACCGTGACCCCGAGCGCTACGAGAACCCCGACCAACTGGACATCGGCCGCACGGACCACGGGCACCTGGGGCTCGGCCACGGCGTCCACCAGTGTCTCGGCCAGCATCTCGCCCGCACGATCCTGCGCGTCGGCTACGAGGCCCTGTTCGACAGGTTCCCCACGCTGCGACTGGCCGTACCGGCCGACGAGGTCCCGATGCGGGACGACTGCGTGCACTACGGACCCAGGTCGCTCCGCGTCACCTGGGACGACTGA